CGTGGTTCTCGCGCGGCTGCAGCCGGTAGACGCAGTCCTCGGTGAAGAAGCCCGGCCAGCGGTCCCATTCGGAGGCATCGAGCGCCGAGGCGTAGTCGGCATAGAGCTGCTGCAGCGCGAACCATTCGGCGAAGTCGATGGCGGGCGTGCCCGCGGTGGTGGTGGTGCTCATGGCCTCAGTCCTCCTTCTCCATCACGCCGCGCCAGTATTCGTACATGCCGCGGATCAGCGTCTCGGTGACCATGTGGTCGGTGTCGCCCACGCCGTGGCCGCCCAGCTCCACCAGCGCGCGGTGGAACGGCTTCTGCTCGAAGCCCTGCTGCGAGAACTCGATCACCTCGCCGTCGTCGGCCGACACGAATCCGGCGGGTCCGAACAGGTTGGCCTGGCGCAGGCGGCGCTCGGTCATCTCGTCGCTGTCGTCCTCGAAGCCGAAATGCGTCCACTCGAAGTCGAATGCGTCGTGGCCCACGGGCTGGATGTGCCGCGTGGAGACGCTGTTGACCTGCTGCTGCAGGATCACGCTGGGGAACAGCGTGATCATCACCGCCGTGGGGCCGCCCCACCAGGGCTCGGGCACGATGTCGAGAAAGCGCGGGTCTTCCAGCTGCATGCCGGCCTTGAAGCTGGAGACGTTGGACACGTCCGACTGCTTCTTCGCCTCGCCGCGCGTGGACACCATGGCCGCATGGCGGTGGCGCGCGTCCATCTTCAATTCGGACTTGTTGTCCGCGCGCCAGAGGCCGAAGGTGACGAACCAGGTGTGCAGCAAGCCGGGGTGGTACGGGTCCTTGATGTTCTCCTGCATCAGCTTCCAGTTGCCCGGAATGCGCTGGCGGTTGTAGCCCAGGATCTTGAGCTTGCGGCCGTTGAACAGGCGGTCGAAGTAGCCCAGGATCTCGGGCCCCATGAAGTCCTCCAGCGATTCGACACCGTGGTCGAACGAGGCGAAGACGACGCCCCCGCGCGTGGCCACCTTGAGCCGCGTGAGCCCGTGTTCATCCAGCTTGAAATCCGCCGGCATGCCGCCGTGCACCTTGCCGTCCTGCTTCACGCCGCGCCGGAAGGGCACGCCCTGCAGCGCGCCGTCGAGCCGGTAGTTCCACTGGTGGTAGGGGCAGACGAACTCCTTGCGGTTGCCGTGCCGCTCACGGCAAAAGCGCATGCCGCGGTGCGCGCAGACGTTCTCCACCACGTGCAGTTGCATGTCTTCGCCGCGCACCAGGATCACCGAGCGCTCGCCGATCGCCGTGCGCTTGAAGTCGCCCGGGTTCGGCACCTCGGCTTCCAGGCCCACGTAGCACCAATGGCTGCGGTAGAAGAAGCGTTCCAGCTCGCGGCGGTAGATCTCCTCGCTGGTGTAGGCCGCGAACGGCACGCGGTGCGTGCCGGGACTCTCCCAGACGGGCTGTAATGGAAAGACGGGGTGGAGCGTACTCATGTCGTTGTCTCCTTGGAATTCGTATCAGGGTGTGCTGGCGTAGAAAGCGTCGGCATAGAGGTGCTCGGGCGCGATGCCGCGCTGGCGCGCCAGCAGCGACACGGCCTCCACCATGGGCGGCGATCCGCACAGGTAGGCGCGCCAGCCTTCCAGCGTGGGCCAGTCCTGCGCGATGGCGTCGGTGACCAGGCCCGTGCGCTGGCCCGGCGCAGCATCGGCCGCAGCCACCACGGCATGCACCTGCAATTGCGGGTGGCGCTGCTGCAGATCTTTCAGCCACTGCAGGCCGTAGACATCGCGCGCCGACCGGGCGCCGGCATAGACGTGGATGGGGTTGCGCATGCCCGAATCCAGCGCGCCGCGCACGATGGACAAGATCGGTGCCAGCCCCGTGCCGCCCGCCACGCAGAGCATGGGCCCGTCGTACTTGCGGCGCAGATAGGCCGAACCCAGCGGCCCGCTCACGCGCACCGCATCGCCCACGGCCAGCACGTTGGCGACGTGGCTCGAAACGAGCCCGCCTTCGACCAGCCGCACATGGAATTCGAGTTCGTCGTCGTGCGGCAGCCCGGCCATCGAATACGGCCGCGCCAGGCCGGGGCCGAACTGCAGCTGCGCGTACTGCCCCGGCGAGAAGTCCAGCGGCTTGCCCGGCCGCAGGCGCAGGCGGCGGATGTCGTGCGTGAGCGCTTCCACGGCCGTCACCGTGGCCTTCAAGGTGCGGGCGGTGTGCACCACCACCTCGTCGGGCTCGGGGATCTCGATGGTGCAGGACTCGCTCAGCACCGTCTGGCAGGCCATCACGTACTGCGCTTCGCCGCCACCCAGCGGCGGCATGCGCAGCGCCTGGCCGGAATCCATCACCTCGCCCGCGAGCACCTTGCAGCGGCAGGTGCCGCAACGCCCGGCCATGCAGCTGTAGGAGACGGGAATCTGGTGCTCGCGCAGCACTTCCAGCAGGTTGGCGCCAGGCGCCACCGGCAGCACGCGGCCCAGCGGCTCGATATGCAATTCCATCGTGGGTTGTCTCGTGTCGTCGTTATGGCCCCGATCATTCCTGCGATCCAATGATCAGCCAATAGAATGGCGTGAATACATCCCATCACTGGCATCAATAAAGGGTTGGCATGGAACTGGAAGACATCGACCTCAACCTGCTGGTGGTCTTCCAGCAGCTGCTGGTCACGCGCAAGGTGTCGCAGGCCGCAGAGAACCTGGGCCTCACGCAGCCCGCGGTGAGCAATGCGCTGGCACGGCTGCGGCGGCTGCTGGGCGACGAACTCTTCCTGCGCACGGCCCAAGGCATGCAGCCCACGCCCTATGCCGACCAGCTTGCGGAGTCGGTGTCGTACGCGTTGGCCATGATCCACGGCGCACTCAACCACAAGCAGGGGTTCGATCCCGCCACCAGCCGGCGGGTGTTCAAGGTGGGCATGACCGACATCGGCGAGATCTACTTCCTGCCGCGCCTGCTGGAGCGGCTGCGGCAGACAGCGCCGGGCGTGCGCCTGACCACCGTGCGCAACAGCGCGACGGACCTGAAGGACGCCATGGAGGCCGGCAAGGTGGACCTGGCCGTGGGCCTGCTGCCGCAGTTGAAAGCCGGCTTCTTCCAGCGCCGCTTGTTCCGCCAGCCCTACGTGTGCCTGTTCCGCCAGGGCCACCCGCTGCACAAGCGGCGGCGCATCGGACTGGCGGAGTTTTCGAAGGCGGAGCACGTGGTGGTGGTCTCCGAAGGCACGGGCCACGGCAAGGTGGATGAGTTGCTCGAACGCATGGGCGTGGCCCGCGACGTGCGCCTCACCGTGCCGCACTTCGTCGCCATCGGCCACATCCTGCAGGCCACGCAGATGGTGGCCACCGTGCCCGAAAAGATGGCCCAGAGCATGGCCGAGCCCTTCGGCCTGGCCTATGCGCCGCACCCCGCCAAACTGCCGCAGGTGGCGATCAACCTGTTCTGGCACACGAAGTACCACCGGGATCCGGGGAACCAGTGGTTGCGGGGAGTGTTGGTGGAGATGTTCGCGGAAGGGGATTGAAGGAACCGGTGCGAGTCCTTTTCCT
The DNA window shown above is from Acidovorax sp. NCPPB 4044 and carries:
- a CDS encoding aromatic ring-hydroxylating dioxygenase subunit alpha; translation: MSTLHPVFPLQPVWESPGTHRVPFAAYTSEEIYRRELERFFYRSHWCYVGLEAEVPNPGDFKRTAIGERSVILVRGEDMQLHVVENVCAHRGMRFCRERHGNRKEFVCPYHQWNYRLDGALQGVPFRRGVKQDGKVHGGMPADFKLDEHGLTRLKVATRGGVVFASFDHGVESLEDFMGPEILGYFDRLFNGRKLKILGYNRQRIPGNWKLMQENIKDPYHPGLLHTWFVTFGLWRADNKSELKMDARHRHAAMVSTRGEAKKQSDVSNVSSFKAGMQLEDPRFLDIVPEPWWGGPTAVMITLFPSVILQQQVNSVSTRHIQPVGHDAFDFEWTHFGFEDDSDEMTERRLRQANLFGPAGFVSADDGEVIEFSQQGFEQKPFHRALVELGGHGVGDTDHMVTETLIRGMYEYWRGVMEKED
- a CDS encoding 2Fe-2S iron-sulfur cluster-binding protein, which codes for MELHIEPLGRVLPVAPGANLLEVLREHQIPVSYSCMAGRCGTCRCKVLAGEVMDSGQALRMPPLGGGEAQYVMACQTVLSESCTIEIPEPDEVVVHTARTLKATVTAVEALTHDIRRLRLRPGKPLDFSPGQYAQLQFGPGLARPYSMAGLPHDDELEFHVRLVEGGLVSSHVANVLAVGDAVRVSGPLGSAYLRRKYDGPMLCVAGGTGLAPILSIVRGALDSGMRNPIHVYAGARSARDVYGLQWLKDLQQRHPQLQVHAVVAAADAAPGQRTGLVTDAIAQDWPTLEGWRAYLCGSPPMVEAVSLLARQRGIAPEHLYADAFYASTP
- a CDS encoding LysR family transcriptional regulator, which encodes MELEDIDLNLLVVFQQLLVTRKVSQAAENLGLTQPAVSNALARLRRLLGDELFLRTAQGMQPTPYADQLAESVSYALAMIHGALNHKQGFDPATSRRVFKVGMTDIGEIYFLPRLLERLRQTAPGVRLTTVRNSATDLKDAMEAGKVDLAVGLLPQLKAGFFQRRLFRQPYVCLFRQGHPLHKRRRIGLAEFSKAEHVVVVSEGTGHGKVDELLERMGVARDVRLTVPHFVAIGHILQATQMVATVPEKMAQSMAEPFGLAYAPHPAKLPQVAINLFWHTKYHRDPGNQWLRGVLVEMFAEGD